Proteins encoded by one window of Paroedura picta isolate Pp20150507F chromosome 9, Ppicta_v3.0, whole genome shotgun sequence:
- the ID4 gene encoding DNA-binding protein inhibitor ID-4 — MKAVSPVRHPSRKALSGGCCGGGGSGGGELALRCLAEHGCYKGSDEPVAAAAALCLQCDMNDCYSRLRKLVPTIPPNKRVSKVEILQHVIDYILDLQLALETHPALLRQQQQQQQQPPPPLHPAGCPAGPPRTPLTALNADPAAAVNKQGDSILCR, encoded by the exons ATGAAAGCGGTGAGTCCCGTCCGGCACCCGAGCAGGAAGGCTCTGTCTGGAGGCtgctgtggcggcggcggcagcgggggcGGCGAGCTGGCGCTGCGTTGCCTGGCCGAGCACGGCTGCTACAAGGGCAGCGACGAGCCggtagcggcggcggcggctctgtgCCTCCAGTGCGACATGAATGACTGCTACAGCCGCCTCAGGAAGCTGGTGCCCACCATCCCGCCCAACAAGCGGGTCAGCAAAGTGGAGATCCTGCAGCACGTCATCGACTACATCCTCGACCTGCAGCTCGCCCTCGAGACGCACCCGGCGCTGctccggcagcagcagcagcagcagcagcaaccgcCGCCCCCGCTGCACCCGGCCGGCTGCCCGGCGGGGCCTCCCCGGACCCCGCTCACGGCGCTCAACGCGGACCCg GCTGCTGCCGTTAATAAGCAAGGGGACAGTATTCTGTGCCGCTGA